A part of Desulfofundulus salinus genomic DNA contains:
- a CDS encoding S8 family peptidase has translation MLERYNHLILQRLVPVNPRRVRPGRSNVTVPSDPQAHARELSRQLEKVVITADEQEPGFDPNLLLKIKAVGIQPDDLESIEGLRVVSQEGSELVVLFASQEGLDEFRRRLAQMSRGEVPTRKDIIFAVKGIEGWTPEDRQGPALRQEGIPEEEPFIVDVELWPLERGPRREQMLNYFENWYTKKNIVKIDRVNQENIVMYRLKVTRESLQAILLHRDVRLVDLPPRYQLSVSLVHMSLRDLPEIPSPPDGAPGVVVLDSGVATGHPLLAPAIGDAQSFFPGLGPQDESGHGTMVCGLALYGDIEKCLNEGRFIPEFRIFSGRIIDAANRNDTGFVENHIIAAVKYFVEHYNCRIFNLSFGDLRKIYLDGHVRGLATVLDSLAREYQVLFVVSAGNFEGTDVIPVDWRSEYPDYLFSPEARVIDPAPALNVLTVGSIARYEQPRMGQRYLHDVGYQPIARRDQPSPFTRTGPGPRKAIKPEVVEYGGNFSVDLRLSNRVAGPTDGLGEISTAHNFATGNLFKVDRGTSFAAPKIAYLAGLLLRRYPDAGSNLLRALIVAHSRCPEATIKLFNGDLEKIFNVVGYGKPDWQKVVYSFENKVTLINQEEIEGESHHFYEIPLPKDFFGPPARRLRRITVALAHTPLVRRTRINYKASAINFRVVKNNSLDNVVRVYRYTPREEREKLIPEAGDFIPKARFRNNGTVQAATWDLSQVDSRWGNNKLFVVVTRTVEPWAKDIFDREPYALVVVIEDCSNQQVKYYSQVRQMLHARVRV, from the coding sequence GTGTTAGAGCGATATAACCATTTGATATTGCAACGCTTAGTGCCTGTTAATCCCCGGCGTGTTCGACCGGGAAGAAGTAACGTAACTGTACCGTCAGATCCGCAGGCTCATGCACGGGAACTTTCCAGGCAACTGGAAAAGGTTGTCATAACGGCAGATGAGCAAGAACCGGGATTTGACCCCAATCTGCTGTTAAAAATTAAAGCGGTTGGAATTCAACCTGACGACCTGGAAAGCATTGAGGGCCTTCGGGTAGTCAGCCAGGAAGGGAGCGAACTGGTAGTTCTTTTTGCTTCTCAAGAAGGTCTGGATGAGTTCAGAAGAAGGCTGGCACAAATGTCGCGTGGCGAGGTACCCACCAGAAAAGATATAATTTTTGCCGTAAAAGGGATTGAAGGCTGGACGCCCGAAGATCGCCAGGGACCGGCACTTCGCCAGGAGGGTATCCCGGAAGAGGAGCCGTTTATTGTGGATGTAGAACTTTGGCCTCTGGAGAGGGGGCCGCGGCGGGAACAAATGCTCAATTATTTCGAAAACTGGTATACAAAGAAAAACATAGTGAAAATAGACCGCGTTAACCAGGAAAATATCGTCATGTACAGGTTAAAAGTTACCCGGGAGTCGCTTCAGGCAATTCTGTTGCATCGTGATGTTCGTCTTGTGGACCTTCCACCCCGTTATCAATTGTCTGTAAGTTTGGTGCATATGTCTTTAAGGGATTTGCCGGAAATTCCTTCCCCGCCGGATGGTGCTCCTGGTGTTGTCGTCCTCGACAGCGGTGTGGCAACGGGGCATCCTTTGCTGGCACCGGCCATTGGTGATGCTCAGAGTTTCTTCCCTGGTTTGGGGCCGCAAGACGAGTCCGGTCATGGTACAATGGTTTGTGGTCTTGCCTTGTATGGAGATATTGAGAAGTGCCTTAATGAGGGGCGCTTTATACCAGAGTTTCGTATTTTTAGTGGCCGGATTATAGATGCTGCTAACCGGAATGATACTGGCTTTGTCGAGAACCACATTATTGCAGCAGTTAAATATTTTGTTGAACACTATAATTGCCGGATATTTAACCTATCTTTTGGGGATTTACGCAAAATATACCTGGACGGTCACGTTCGGGGGCTGGCAACGGTACTGGATAGCCTGGCCAGGGAATACCAGGTACTTTTCGTGGTTTCAGCCGGAAATTTTGAGGGTACTGACGTTATTCCGGTCGATTGGCGATCAGAATACCCAGATTATCTTTTTTCTCCCGAGGCACGGGTAATTGACCCCGCACCGGCCTTAAATGTTTTAACTGTGGGCAGTATAGCCAGATATGAGCAACCACGTATGGGGCAAAGATATCTTCATGATGTGGGATACCAACCGATCGCCCGTCGTGATCAACCGTCACCTTTCACACGAACGGGACCTGGTCCCCGGAAAGCGATTAAACCTGAGGTGGTGGAGTATGGCGGGAATTTCTCGGTAGACCTCAGGCTTAGTAATCGCGTTGCCGGACCAACTGATGGGCTTGGTGAAATAAGTACTGCGCATAATTTTGCTACCGGTAATTTGTTTAAAGTTGATCGGGGAACCAGTTTCGCAGCTCCTAAAATAGCGTACCTAGCCGGATTGTTGCTGCGGCGATATCCTGATGCCGGTTCCAACCTTTTGCGGGCATTGATTGTAGCTCATTCCAGGTGCCCGGAAGCAACAATAAAGCTTTTTAATGGCGATCTAGAGAAAATATTTAACGTTGTTGGCTACGGAAAGCCGGACTGGCAAAAAGTTGTATATTCTTTTGAGAATAAAGTAACGTTAATTAATCAAGAAGAAATAGAGGGGGAAAGCCATCATTTCTATGAAATTCCTCTGCCGAAGGATTTCTTTGGCCCGCCAGCGAGAAGGTTGCGGCGGATAACAGTTGCTCTGGCTCACACCCCGCTCGTTCGCAGGACCAGGATTAACTATAAAGCAAGTGCAATAAATTTTAGGGTCGTTAAAAACAATAGTTTGGACAATGTTGTACGCGTTTACCGGTATACTCCACGAGAAGAACGGGAAAAGTTAATCCCGGAAGCAGGGGATTTTATCCCCAAAGCAAGGTTTCGAAATAATGGAACTGTCCAGGCGGCCACCTGGGATTTGTCCCAGGTTGATTCACGGTGGGGGAATAATAAGCTTTTTGTCGTGGTCACGAGAACAGTAGAACCATGGGCCAAAGATATTTTTGACCGCGAACCGTATGCTCTGGTGGTTGTTATTGAAGATTGTTCCAATCAACAGGTTAAATATTATTCACAAGTACGGCAAATGTTGCATGCAAGGGTGAGAGTTTAA
- a CDS encoding sugar transferase: protein MFRSRAFKSIFPYLLAVGDLVLVLAGFLAAFLIRFSGPAPAINWEPFLKVAPWVALVTVILFAGLDLYHLHHNGFASLLRGVVTGIFGVLVATMALTFWFRGFAFPRSVLLLAALLQVVMVCAWRYLSWHFEKQLYGRRKLLVVGPPQEAAKVLGKLFDLPRGWFEVRRVLAPEDLSALTSLLHQVDAVLVVPSLSREDKAVVLSKCLQARREAYVVPDLYDIMLSRSNMLQINDLPVVEVQDIRLTWLQRATKRALDLVLAGLGLVLGLPLLVGCALAVAATSSGPVFYVQERVGYRGRPFLLYKFRTMIRDAEKLTGPVLAHEKDPRITPVGRILRATRLDELPQLINVVKGDMSIVGPRPERPFFVDQFASEIPDYHYRHLVKPGLTGLAQIYGKYTTSAEDKLRYDLYYIRNYSLWLDLKIILQTIPVALGGEGAQGQRKDTDPEKRAAIHALVNGQQEVAAAEDSSKQLAR, encoded by the coding sequence ATGTTTCGCTCCCGTGCTTTTAAATCAATTTTCCCGTATTTACTTGCCGTTGGTGATCTGGTTCTGGTCCTGGCCGGTTTCCTGGCGGCGTTTTTGATCCGTTTTTCGGGACCGGCGCCTGCAATTAACTGGGAGCCTTTTCTGAAGGTAGCGCCTTGGGTTGCTTTGGTAACTGTTATTCTTTTTGCTGGCCTGGACCTTTATCACCTTCACCATAACGGGTTTGCTTCGTTGTTGCGGGGCGTAGTCACCGGTATTTTCGGCGTGCTGGTGGCTACCATGGCGCTGACTTTCTGGTTCCGGGGTTTTGCCTTTCCCCGCAGCGTTTTACTGCTGGCGGCTCTCTTGCAGGTAGTGATGGTTTGCGCCTGGCGGTATTTGTCCTGGCACTTCGAGAAGCAGCTGTACGGGCGGCGCAAGCTGCTGGTGGTGGGGCCGCCCCAGGAAGCGGCCAAGGTTTTGGGGAAGCTTTTTGATCTGCCCCGCGGCTGGTTTGAAGTGCGGAGAGTGCTGGCGCCCGAGGATTTAAGCGCTTTAACTTCTCTGTTGCACCAGGTGGATGCTGTTTTGGTAGTGCCTTCTCTTTCCCGGGAGGATAAGGCGGTGGTTTTATCCAAATGCCTGCAGGCGCGGCGGGAAGCCTACGTGGTGCCGGACCTGTATGACATCATGTTGAGCCGGAGTAATATGCTACAAATTAATGACCTGCCGGTAGTGGAGGTGCAGGATATCCGCCTTACATGGCTGCAGCGGGCGACCAAGCGGGCGCTGGATCTGGTTTTGGCTGGACTGGGGCTGGTTTTGGGCCTGCCGTTGCTGGTTGGCTGTGCCTTGGCGGTGGCGGCTACGTCTTCGGGACCCGTATTTTACGTGCAAGAACGCGTTGGTTACCGGGGGCGGCCCTTTTTGCTTTATAAATTTCGCACCATGATTAGGGACGCAGAAAAACTGACCGGCCCCGTGCTGGCGCACGAGAAGGACCCCCGCATTACCCCCGTAGGGCGAATCCTGCGCGCCACCCGTTTGGACGAACTCCCCCAGTTGATTAATGTGGTCAAGGGAGATATGAGCATTGTAGGTCCCCGTCCGGAAAGACCCTTTTTCGTTGATCAATTTGCCAGCGAAATACCGGATTACCACTACCGACACCTGGTCAAACCGGGTTTAACCGGCCTTGCCCAGATTTACGGCAAATATACTACCTCGGCGGAGGACAAGCTGCGATATGACCTTTATTATATCCGGAATTATTCGCTGTGGCTGGATTTAAAGATTATCCTGCAGACCATTCCCGTGGCTTTAGGCGGTGAAGGGGCGCAGGGGCAAAGAAAAGATACAGATCCGGAAAAGCGGGCCGCCATCCACGCCCTGGTCAACGGTCAGCAAGAAGTAGCAGCGGCGGAAGATTCCTCGAAGCAACTTGCCAGGTGA
- a CDS encoding sugar phosphate nucleotidyltransferase encodes MEKRFKLPKKGMRDKNVSKKLHKRRMPRRTGGCALFYAVIMAGGARERFWPLSRRDRPKQFLSLVGERTMLQLTFDRLAGLVPPRMCWSLLV; translated from the coding sequence ATGGAGAAGCGTTTTAAGCTTCCGAAAAAAGGTATGCGGGATAAAAACGTGAGTAAAAAACTGCACAAGCGGCGCATGCCCCGCCGTACGGGGGGATGTGCCTTGTTTTATGCCGTAATTATGGCCGGTGGGGCGAGGGAGCGCTTCTGGCCCCTCTCCCGGCGGGATAGACCCAAGCAGTTCCTCTCCCTGGTGGGGGAACGCACCATGCTGCAGCTTACCTTTGACCGGTTGGCAGGGTTGGTACCGCCGAGAATGTGCTGGTCATTACTGGTGTGA
- a CDS encoding sugar phosphate nucleotidyltransferase codes for MNYIETVRQQLPEIPPENIVAEPCGRDTAAAVGLGALHVLRKDPRGIMAVLPADHYIAHVWRFQSVLQAGVTLAASGQWLVTMGITPTRPDTGTYARASCSNTMKTYQFTGWKGSRKSGPEKARQFSRSRRCFIRENSFVM; via the coding sequence GTGAATTATATCGAAACCGTACGCCAGCAGTTGCCGGAGATTCCGCCGGAAAACATTGTGGCCGAACCGTGCGGCCGGGATACGGCTGCTGCCGTGGGTCTGGGAGCCCTCCATGTTTTGCGAAAGGATCCCCGGGGGATAATGGCGGTGCTGCCTGCTGATCACTATATTGCCCATGTGTGGCGGTTTCAATCGGTGCTGCAGGCGGGAGTAACCTTGGCAGCCAGTGGACAGTGGCTGGTAACCATGGGCATTACCCCTACCAGGCCGGATACGGGTACATATGCCAGGGCGAGCTGCTCGAATACCATGAAGACATACCAGTTTACCGGGTGGAAAGGTTCACGGAAAAGCGGGCCGGAAAAGGCCCGGCAGTTTAGCAGGTCTCGAAGATGCTTTATAAGGGAAAATAGTTTTGTGATGTAG
- a CDS encoding phosphomannomutase/phosphoglucomutase, whose amino-acid sequence MSPFLNPSIFREYDIRGVAGKDLTYETARILGKAFGTFLLEQGLREVLVGRDNRASSGELRNGICAGLLSTGCDVIDLGLVVTPIVYFARYHLGVKGAVMVTGSHNPPEENGFKLAAGGAGTIYGKEIQKLKEICTLGSFAEGRGEIKTADVVPAYLDALADKIELGPRQLKVVVDCGSGTAGYFAPQLLRRWGCNVIELYCTPDPAFPHHHPDPVKTANLRDLQKKVLEEEADLGVAYDGDADRLGVVDDRGNVVWGDRLMILFWREILPRFPGAPVLVEVKCSQGLVEEVARLGGKPVFSRTGHSLIKARMRELNAPFTGEMSGHMFFADEYYGYDDALYATGRLLRILSNTEKPLSLLLADVPQYYSTAETRVPCPDEVKFAVVEQLVKEFQRQFEVIDVDGARVLFEDGWGLVRASNTQPVLVARCEAKTPEGLQRICDLMKKAITAHPQVEDFEWEF is encoded by the coding sequence ATATCTCCTTTTTTAAACCCCTCCATCTTCCGGGAATACGACATCCGGGGCGTGGCCGGAAAAGACTTGACCTATGAAACTGCCCGTATCCTGGGAAAAGCCTTCGGCACCTTTCTTTTAGAACAGGGCTTAAGGGAAGTGCTGGTGGGCCGGGACAACCGGGCCAGTTCCGGAGAACTGCGAAACGGAATTTGCGCTGGGCTTTTATCAACGGGATGTGATGTTATTGATCTGGGCCTGGTGGTTACCCCCATCGTATATTTCGCCCGCTACCACCTGGGCGTAAAAGGCGCCGTGATGGTCACCGGCAGCCACAACCCGCCGGAGGAAAACGGGTTTAAGCTGGCCGCGGGCGGTGCGGGGACTATTTACGGTAAAGAGATCCAGAAGCTAAAGGAAATCTGCACGCTCGGTTCCTTTGCCGAAGGGCGGGGGGAAATTAAAACTGCTGACGTTGTTCCCGCCTACCTGGATGCGCTGGCCGATAAAATTGAGCTTGGTCCCCGCCAGTTAAAAGTGGTCGTGGACTGCGGCAGCGGTACGGCGGGTTACTTCGCGCCGCAGCTCCTGCGCCGCTGGGGTTGTAACGTGATAGAGCTTTATTGTACTCCCGACCCGGCCTTTCCCCACCACCACCCCGACCCGGTAAAAACGGCCAACCTCCGCGATTTGCAAAAAAAAGTTCTTGAGGAGGAGGCGGATCTGGGCGTGGCCTACGACGGTGATGCCGACCGCCTGGGGGTTGTGGACGACCGGGGGAACGTGGTCTGGGGGGACAGGCTGATGATCCTCTTCTGGCGCGAAATTCTTCCCCGCTTCCCCGGTGCCCCGGTGCTGGTGGAAGTCAAGTGCTCCCAGGGCCTGGTGGAGGAAGTTGCCCGCCTGGGGGGTAAGCCCGTTTTTTCCCGCACCGGGCATTCCCTGATCAAGGCCAGAATGCGGGAACTTAACGCCCCCTTTACAGGGGAAATGTCCGGCCACATGTTTTTCGCCGACGAATATTACGGCTACGACGATGCGCTGTATGCCACCGGGAGGCTTTTGCGTATTTTATCAAATACGGAAAAACCTCTTTCTTTGCTTTTGGCCGATGTGCCGCAATATTACTCAACGGCGGAGACGCGCGTACCCTGTCCGGACGAGGTTAAATTTGCCGTTGTAGAGCAGCTTGTCAAGGAGTTTCAGCGCCAGTTCGAAGTTATTGACGTGGACGGCGCGCGGGTGCTTTTTGAGGACGGCTGGGGCCTGGTGCGGGCTTCCAACACGCAGCCCGTGCTGGTAGCCCGCTGCGAGGCGAAAACGCCGGAAGGATTGCAAAGAATTTGCGACTTGATGAAAAAAGCAATTACCGCCCACCCCCAGGTGGAAGATTTCGAGTGGGAGTTTTAG
- a CDS encoding Rpn family recombination-promoting nuclease/putative transposase: protein MTENQIDHDRLFKELLETFFAEFMELFFPEAARSIDLTQLRFLQQEIFTDVTAGDRHKVDILVETSLKGQPGLILVHIEPQSYVQKNFNERMFIYFSRLYEKYRRKILPVAVFGYDRVRDEPDSFGITFPFLDVLNFRFYKLELKKLDWREYIHSDNPVAAALLSKMGFRLEERVRVKLEFLRMLARMKLDPARMELLAVFFETYLKLNREEEEQLYRELGKMDKKEVDTIMQITTSWHEKGRAEGRAEGRAEGRMEGRMEKAREIICKYLSRKFGDKSADLQQKVWRMTDLETLDYILEQLFAASTLEEAWVIINNGVRER, encoded by the coding sequence ATGACTGAAAATCAGATCGACCATGACCGCCTTTTTAAAGAATTGCTGGAAACATTTTTCGCAGAATTCATGGAGTTGTTCTTTCCGGAAGCCGCCCGATCCATAGACCTGACCCAGCTCAGGTTTCTCCAGCAAGAAATCTTCACCGATGTTACAGCCGGTGACAGACACAAAGTGGACATTCTGGTGGAAACCAGTCTTAAGGGCCAACCCGGTTTGATTCTGGTGCACATTGAACCACAATCGTATGTGCAAAAGAATTTTAACGAGCGGATGTTTATTTACTTCAGCCGGTTATACGAGAAGTACCGGCGGAAGATATTACCGGTGGCCGTGTTCGGCTACGACCGGGTACGGGATGAACCGGACAGTTTCGGGATTACCTTCCCTTTCCTGGATGTCCTGAATTTCCGGTTTTACAAGCTGGAGTTGAAAAAACTTGACTGGCGGGAGTACATACATAGTGATAATCCGGTAGCAGCGGCATTGTTGAGCAAAATGGGCTTCAGGCTGGAAGAAAGGGTTCGCGTAAAGCTGGAGTTCCTGCGCATGCTGGCCCGGATGAAACTGGACCCGGCGCGGATGGAACTGCTGGCCGTTTTTTTCGAGACCTACCTGAAGCTGAACCGCGAGGAAGAAGAACAACTTTACCGGGAATTGGGCAAAATGGACAAAAAGGAGGTTGACACCATTATGCAGATAACCACCAGCTGGCATGAAAAAGGTCGTGCGGAAGGCCGTGCGGAAGGTCGTGCCGAAGGCCGTATGGAAGGGCGTATGGAGAAAGCGCGGGAAATCATTTGTAAATATCTGTCCCGTAAGTTTGGGGATAAGTCGGCCGACTTGCAGCAAAAGGTCTGGCGGATGACCGATTTAGAAACGCTGGACTATATCCTGGAGCAGCTGTTCGCCGCCAGCACTCTGGAAGAAGCTTGGGTCATCATCAATAACGGCGTTAGAGAGCGATAA
- a CDS encoding mannose-1-phosphate guanylyltransferase has protein sequence MFLFYAVIMAGGAGERFWPLSRRDRPKQFLSLVGERTMLQLTFDRLAGLVPPENVLVVTGVNYIETVRQQLPEIPPENIVAEPCGRDTAAAVGLGALHVLRKDPRGVMAVLPADHYIAHVRRFQSVLQAGVSLAAGGQWLVTMGITPTRPDTGYGYICQGELLEYQDGIPVYRVERFTEKPGPEKARQFLAAGCYLWNSGMFIWRADLIYRLIEEHLPALAAGLAEIGRAMDRGSCQEVLSRVYPGLPKVSIDYGVMEKAPNVLVLPGDFGWDDVGSWPALERCRETEENGNVIEARGVFLETCNSIIHAPGRLVATLGVENLVVVDDGECLLVCRKDRAQELKRLTAALKEAGLEDAL, from the coding sequence GTGTTTTTGTTTTATGCTGTAATTATGGCCGGTGGGGCGGGGGAGCGCTTCTGGCCCCTCTCCCGGCGGGATAGACCCAAGCAGTTCCTCTCCCTGGTGGGGGAGCGCACCATGCTGCAGCTGACCTTTGACCGGCTGGCAGGGTTGGTACCGCCGGAGAACGTGCTGGTCGTTACCGGTGTCAATTATATCGAAACCGTGCGCCAGCAGTTGCCGGAGATTCCGCCGGAAAACATTGTGGCCGAACCGTGCGGCCGGGATACGGCGGCCGCCGTGGGTCTGGGAGCCCTCCATGTTTTGCGAAAGGATCCCCGGGGGGTAATGGCGGTGCTGCCTGCCGACCATTACATTGCCCATGTGCGGCGGTTTCAATCGGTGCTGCAGGCGGGAGTATCCCTGGCGGCCGGTGGACAGTGGCTGGTAACCATGGGCATTACCCCCACCCGGCCGGACACGGGATACGGGTACATATGCCAGGGAGAGCTGCTCGAATATCAGGATGGGATACCAGTTTACCGGGTGGAAAGGTTCACGGAAAAGCCGGGGCCGGAAAAGGCCCGGCAGTTTCTGGCCGCGGGGTGTTACCTGTGGAACAGCGGGATGTTTATCTGGCGGGCTGATTTAATTTACCGGTTGATTGAGGAACACCTGCCGGCCCTGGCGGCCGGATTGGCGGAAATAGGGCGGGCCATGGACCGCGGCTCCTGCCAGGAAGTCTTATCCCGTGTGTATCCCGGCCTGCCGAAGGTTTCCATTGATTACGGGGTCATGGAAAAGGCACCCAACGTGCTGGTCCTGCCGGGTGACTTCGGCTGGGACGACGTGGGTTCCTGGCCGGCCCTGGAGCGGTGCCGGGAAACGGAGGAAAACGGCAACGTAATAGAAGCGCGGGGGGTTTTTCTGGAAACCTGCAACAGCATCATCCACGCCCCCGGCAGGCTGGTGGCCACCCTGGGGGTGGAAAACCTGGTAGTGGTGGACGACGGGGAGTGCCTGCTGGTGTGCCGCAAGGATCGCGCCCAGGAGCTGAAGCGTCTCACCGCCGCCCTCAAGGAAGCAGGTCTCGAAGATGCTTTATAG
- a CDS encoding SWIM zinc finger family protein has product MTGRKSKTKKDNLPRLTESHIRDMADPQSFERGRNYYNDGAIIDPVRQGMELRAECSGSRYQPYRVRVRFSDKGIVEASCTCPRGGFCKHIVALLLAYVHEPESFRELAPLEEMLARLNKEELISLISEMIEREPSLLALVELSASAARGHVDAASCRRQALRVLRHEDPLLIEADLRGMLNMAERMAAKEDWLGAGTVCHALLSVLSSEYEDIQFMDEEGYIAVVAGDCAELLGECLAQGRVDARTRREWLQTLLEAELADIRLGGIDFASGAFDAILEHATEEEWAVLEERIREAMGESNDWKKEMLVRMLVSWREKHGRHEEAGDIICELGTPEQRMLWLVGNGKPAEAVAIARQHCLEKPGLITRFAGELVEAGAREQAVTLLTELAEGADSHWSYVEWLAEYYRVHGDWEAALKWQRRFFLQNPRVKSFIDLEYISKKLGVWEQVRSEVLHTPEIEKKPHVLLEIALHEGDVARALELLPRVSGWGGRNYKEKVAGAAEKERPEDAIALYKELVEETIGRRQRGAYREAAGYLCRIKTLCQRTGAQENWEDYFAALRRKYARFPALQEELDGAGL; this is encoded by the coding sequence GTGACTGGAAGAAAGAGCAAAACAAAGAAGGATAATTTGCCGCGACTAACCGAATCCCACATCCGCGACATGGCGGACCCTCAGAGTTTTGAGCGCGGCAGGAACTATTATAATGATGGAGCTATCATAGACCCCGTCCGCCAGGGGATGGAACTGCGCGCGGAATGTAGCGGTTCCCGGTACCAGCCATACAGGGTCAGGGTCAGGTTTAGCGATAAAGGCATTGTGGAAGCTTCCTGCACCTGCCCCCGGGGCGGGTTCTGCAAGCACATCGTGGCTCTGTTGCTTGCCTATGTCCATGAGCCGGAATCATTCCGGGAACTGGCACCTCTGGAGGAAATGCTTGCCCGGCTGAACAAGGAAGAGCTTATATCTTTAATTAGTGAGATGATTGAACGGGAACCGTCCTTGCTGGCCCTGGTGGAACTGTCGGCATCCGCAGCCCGGGGGCATGTGGATGCGGCATCGTGCCGCCGGCAGGCGTTACGTGTGCTGCGGCATGAGGATCCGCTCCTTATCGAAGCTGATTTACGGGGAATGCTTAACATGGCCGAACGTATGGCCGCAAAAGAAGACTGGCTCGGCGCGGGTACGGTTTGCCATGCCCTGTTGAGCGTGCTGTCATCCGAATATGAGGATATTCAGTTCATGGACGAGGAGGGGTACATCGCGGTTGTTGCCGGCGATTGCGCCGAACTTTTGGGCGAGTGTCTGGCCCAGGGACGGGTTGACGCCCGTACGCGGCGGGAGTGGCTGCAGACGCTGCTGGAAGCCGAACTGGCCGACATCAGGCTGGGCGGTATTGACTTTGCGTCCGGCGCCTTTGACGCCATTCTGGAGCATGCCACCGAAGAGGAATGGGCCGTACTCGAGGAACGAATACGTGAGGCCATGGGGGAAAGCAATGACTGGAAGAAAGAAATGCTGGTCAGGATGCTTGTCTCCTGGCGGGAGAAGCACGGCCGGCATGAAGAAGCAGGCGATATCATCTGCGAACTGGGCACCCCGGAACAGCGCATGCTGTGGTTGGTCGGGAACGGAAAACCGGCTGAGGCTGTGGCCATTGCGCGGCAGCATTGCCTGGAAAAACCCGGTTTGATTACCAGGTTTGCCGGTGAGCTGGTGGAAGCCGGCGCCCGGGAACAGGCCGTAACCCTGCTGACCGAACTGGCGGAGGGGGCTGACTCCCACTGGAGCTATGTGGAATGGCTGGCGGAATATTACCGGGTACACGGAGATTGGGAAGCGGCCCTGAAGTGGCAGCGCAGGTTTTTTCTCCAGAACCCACGGGTTAAATCGTTCATAGACCTGGAATACATTAGTAAAAAGCTTGGTGTTTGGGAACAGGTGCGCTCCGAAGTACTGCACACTCCGGAGATTGAGAAAAAACCGCACGTGTTGCTTGAAATCGCCCTGCATGAGGGCGACGTAGCGAGGGCGCTGGAGTTATTGCCCCGGGTTTCCGGTTGGGGAGGGCGTAATTACAAGGAGAAGGTGGCCGGGGCCGCTGAAAAAGAACGGCCGGAAGACGCCATAGCGTTGTACAAAGAGCTGGTGGAAGAGACCATCGGCCGCCGTCAGCGCGGGGCCTACCGGGAAGCCGCAGGCTACCTGTGCCGGATTAAAACTCTCTGCCAGCGCACCGGCGCGCAGGAGAACTGGGAAGATTACTTCGCCGCGTTGAGGAGAAAATATGCCCGTTTTCCGGCGCTTCAGGAAGAGCTGGACGGAGCGGGGTTATAA
- the galE gene encoding UDP-glucose 4-epimerase GalE — MHILVTGGAGYIGSHTVQELLRAGYRVTVLDNLSRGHMAVAQVLDGAEFVWGDIADRELVVGLVRSRGIQAVLHFAALSLVGESMAEPSLYYHNNVVKGLSLLEAVREAEVPYFIFSSTAAVYGEPVQVPIEEDHPLAPTNPYGATKLAFEEALRWYGAAYGIKYVSLRYFNASGADPEGGLGEDHQPETHLIPLVLQAALGLRPEVTVFGTDYPTPDGTCIRDYIHVTDLAEAHVLALRALEGGLVSGAYNLGNERGYSVREVVEVARRVTGRDFPVVEGARRPGDPAVLVASSRRIREELGWRPRYGDLETIVRTAWEWHRRHPEGYEGGT, encoded by the coding sequence ATGCACATTCTGGTCACCGGTGGGGCCGGTTACATCGGCAGCCATACAGTTCAGGAACTTTTGCGGGCGGGGTATCGGGTGACGGTGCTGGACAATCTTTCCCGGGGCCACATGGCGGTGGCGCAGGTGCTTGATGGTGCGGAATTCGTCTGGGGGGACATTGCCGACCGTGAACTGGTGGTGGGGCTGGTGAGATCGCGCGGCATTCAGGCCGTGCTTCACTTTGCCGCCCTGAGCCTGGTGGGGGAGTCAATGGCCGAGCCGTCCCTTTATTACCATAACAACGTGGTTAAGGGCCTGTCTCTCCTGGAGGCGGTGCGGGAGGCGGAAGTTCCCTACTTCATTTTTTCTTCCACCGCCGCCGTCTACGGCGAGCCGGTACAGGTGCCCATTGAGGAAGACCACCCCCTGGCTCCTACCAACCCCTATGGTGCCACCAAGCTCGCCTTTGAGGAAGCGCTGCGCTGGTACGGCGCGGCTTATGGCATAAAGTACGTCAGCTTGCGGTACTTCAACGCCTCCGGTGCGGACCCGGAGGGCGGCCTGGGCGAGGACCACCAGCCCGAGACCCACCTGATTCCCCTGGTGCTGCAGGCGGCCCTGGGGCTGCGGCCTGAAGTCACCGTTTTCGGCACCGATTATCCTACGCCGGACGGGACCTGCATACGGGACTACATCCACGTCACCGACCTGGCGGAGGCCCACGTGCTGGCATTGCGGGCCCTGGAGGGCGGGCTTGTTTCGGGTGCATACAACCTGGGCAATGAACGGGGGTATTCGGTCCGGGAGGTGGTGGAGGTCGCCCGCCGCGTTACCGGCCGCGATTTCCCGGTGGTGGAGGGAGCGCGGCGCCCGGGAGACCCGGCGGTGCTGGTGGCCTCCTCCCGGCGTATCAGGGAAGAATTGGGCTGGCGCCCCCGCTACGGCGACCTGGAAACCATCGTCCGCACGGCCTGGGAGTGGCACCGGCGGCACCCGGAGGGCTATGAAGGTGGGACTTGA